The proteins below are encoded in one region of Neofelis nebulosa isolate mNeoNeb1 chromosome 17, mNeoNeb1.pri, whole genome shotgun sequence:
- the HPN gene encoding serine protease hepsin isoform X2 yields the protein MAEKEGGRTVPCCSGPKVAALAAGTLLLLTAIGAASWAIVTFLLKSDQEPLYPVQVSPADARLMVFDDTEGTWRLLCSSRSNAGVAGLGCEDMGFLRALGHSELDVRTAGANGTSGFFCVDEGRLPLARRLLEVISVCDCPRGRFLATVCQDCGRRKLPVDRIVGGQDTSLGRWPWQVSLRYDGAHLCGGSLLSGDWVLTAAHCFPERNRVLSRWRVFAGAVAQASPHGLQLGVQAVVYHGGYLPFRDPNSEENSNDIALVHLSSPLPLTEYIQPVCLPAAGQALVDGKICTVTGWGNTQYYGQQAGVLQEARVPIISNDVCNGPDFYANQIKPKMFCAGYPEGGIDACQGDSGGPFVCEDSISRTPRWRLCGIVSWGTGCALAQKPGVYTKVSDFREWIFQAIKTHSEASGMVTQL from the exons ATGGCGGAGAAAGAGG GTGGCCGGACTGTGCCATGCTGTTCCGGACCCAAGGTGGCAGCTCTCGCTGCGGGGACACTGCTGCTCCTGACGGCCATCGGGGCAGCATCCTGGGCCATTG TGACCTTTCTACTCAAGAGTGATCAGGAGCCGCTGTATCCGG TGCAGGTCAGCCCTGCCGACGCCCGGCTCATGGTGTTCGACGACACGGAGGGCACGTGGCGGCTGCTGTGCTCCTCGCGCTCCAACGCCGGGGTGGCGGGCCTGGGCTGCGAGGACATGGGCTTCCTCAG GGCCCTGGGCCACTCGGAGCTGGACGTGCGGACGGCGGGCGCCAACGGCACGTCGGGCTTCTTCTGCGTGGACGAGGGGAGGCTGCCGCTGGCCCGGAGGCTGCTCGAGGTCATCTCCGTGTG TGACTGTCCCAGGGGCCGTTTCCTGGCTACCGTCTGCCAAG ATTGTGGCCGTCGGAAGCTGCCTGTGGATCGCATCGTGGGAGGCCAAGACACCAGCCTGGGCAGGTGGCCGTGGCAAGTCAGTCTTCGCTACGATGGAGCTCACCTCTGTGGAGGGTCCCTGCTCTCTGGAGACTGGGTGCTGACAGCTGCCCACTGCTTCCCTGA GCGGAACCGGGTCCTGTCCCGATGGCGGGTGTTTGCCGGAGCTGTGGCCCAGGCCTCCCCCCATGGCCTGCAGCTGGGGGTGCAGGCAGTGGTGTACCACGGGGGCTACCTCCCCTTTCGAGACCCCAACAGCGAGGAAAACAGCAATGACATCGCCCTGGTCCACctgtccagccccctccccctcacgg AATACATCCAGCCCGTGTGCCTCCCGGCTGCCGGCCAGGCCCTGGTGGATGGCAAGATCTGTACCGTAACCGGCTGGGGCAACACACAGTACTACG GCCAACAGGCTGGGGTACTCCAGGAGGCCCGAGTCCCCATAATCAGCAACGATGTCTGCAACGGCCCCGATTTCTACGCGAACCAGATCAAGCCCAAGATGTTCTGTGCCGGTTACCCTGAGGGTGGCATCGACGCCTGCCAG ggTGACAGCGGTGGCCCCTTCGTGTGTGAGGATAGCATCTCTCGGACGCCACGTTGGCGGCTGTGTGGCATCGTGAGCTGGGGCACCGGCTGTGCCCTGGCCCAGAAGCCAGGTGTCTACACCAAAGTCAGTGACTTCCGAGAGTGGATCTTCCAGGCCATAAAG ACTCACTCCGAAGCCAGCGGCATGGTGACCCAGCTCTGA
- the HPN gene encoding serine protease hepsin isoform X1, with protein sequence MAEKEGGRTVPCCSGPKVAALAAGTLLLLTAIGAASWAIVTFLLKSDQEPLYPVQVSPADARLMVFDDTEGTWRLLCSSRSNAGVAGLGCEDMGFLRALGHSELDVRTAGANGTSGFFCVDEGRLPLARRLLEVISVCDCPRGRFLATVCQDCGRRKLPVDRIVGGQDTSLGRWPWQVSLRYDGAHLCGGSLLSGDWVLTAAHCFPERNRVLSRWRVFAGAVAQASPHGLQLGVQAVVYHGGYLPFRDPNSEENSNDIALVHLSSPLPLTEYIQPVCLPAAGQALVDGKICTVTGWGNTQYYGQQAGVLQEARVPIISNDVCNGPDFYANQIKPKMFCAGYPEGGIDACQPGLPFPHQGDSGGPFVCEDSISRTPRWRLCGIVSWGTGCALAQKPGVYTKVSDFREWIFQAIKTHSEASGMVTQL encoded by the exons ATGGCGGAGAAAGAGG GTGGCCGGACTGTGCCATGCTGTTCCGGACCCAAGGTGGCAGCTCTCGCTGCGGGGACACTGCTGCTCCTGACGGCCATCGGGGCAGCATCCTGGGCCATTG TGACCTTTCTACTCAAGAGTGATCAGGAGCCGCTGTATCCGG TGCAGGTCAGCCCTGCCGACGCCCGGCTCATGGTGTTCGACGACACGGAGGGCACGTGGCGGCTGCTGTGCTCCTCGCGCTCCAACGCCGGGGTGGCGGGCCTGGGCTGCGAGGACATGGGCTTCCTCAG GGCCCTGGGCCACTCGGAGCTGGACGTGCGGACGGCGGGCGCCAACGGCACGTCGGGCTTCTTCTGCGTGGACGAGGGGAGGCTGCCGCTGGCCCGGAGGCTGCTCGAGGTCATCTCCGTGTG TGACTGTCCCAGGGGCCGTTTCCTGGCTACCGTCTGCCAAG ATTGTGGCCGTCGGAAGCTGCCTGTGGATCGCATCGTGGGAGGCCAAGACACCAGCCTGGGCAGGTGGCCGTGGCAAGTCAGTCTTCGCTACGATGGAGCTCACCTCTGTGGAGGGTCCCTGCTCTCTGGAGACTGGGTGCTGACAGCTGCCCACTGCTTCCCTGA GCGGAACCGGGTCCTGTCCCGATGGCGGGTGTTTGCCGGAGCTGTGGCCCAGGCCTCCCCCCATGGCCTGCAGCTGGGGGTGCAGGCAGTGGTGTACCACGGGGGCTACCTCCCCTTTCGAGACCCCAACAGCGAGGAAAACAGCAATGACATCGCCCTGGTCCACctgtccagccccctccccctcacgg AATACATCCAGCCCGTGTGCCTCCCGGCTGCCGGCCAGGCCCTGGTGGATGGCAAGATCTGTACCGTAACCGGCTGGGGCAACACACAGTACTACG GCCAACAGGCTGGGGTACTCCAGGAGGCCCGAGTCCCCATAATCAGCAACGATGTCTGCAACGGCCCCGATTTCTACGCGAACCAGATCAAGCCCAAGATGTTCTGTGCCGGTTACCCTGAGGGTGGCATCGACGCCTGCCAG CcaggcctccccttcccccaccagggTGACAGCGGTGGCCCCTTCGTGTGTGAGGATAGCATCTCTCGGACGCCACGTTGGCGGCTGTGTGGCATCGTGAGCTGGGGCACCGGCTGTGCCCTGGCCCAGAAGCCAGGTGTCTACACCAAAGTCAGTGACTTCCGAGAGTGGATCTTCCAGGCCATAAAG ACTCACTCCGAAGCCAGCGGCATGGTGACCCAGCTCTGA